The genomic segment gccccctccttgccctcaccatcctcccagccctacccacttcccctccccacattacctgtatatatgtttgtacagatttattactctattttacttgtacataataataataataataataataataataatggtatttgttaagcacttattatgtgtaaagcactgttctaagtactggggtagatacaaggtgatcaggttgtcccacatggggctcacggtcttattccccattttacatatgaggtaactgaggcccagagatgctaagtgacttgcccaaagtcacacagctgacaattggcagagccggaatttgaacccttgacctctgactccaaagcccatgctctttcctttaagccatgctgcttctcggcatgtagtaaatagtaatagtaatagtaatagtagtaatagtaaatagtatatatttactattctatttattttgttaatgatgcgcatctagctttacttctgtttattctaatgacttgacacctgtccacgttttgttttgtcatctgtctcccgcttccagactgtgagtctgttgttgggtagggaccatctctatatgctgccaacttgtacttcccaagcgcttagcacagtgttctgcacacagtaagcactcaataaatatgaatgaatgaatgaatgaatgaatgaatgaatgaatgaatagccttgggggtgggggaggggaaagcgGCTGTTAGGCAAATGGACTTGAGGAAGTCACGGAAATGTCCTTGACTGTGACAGATTCCCCCAACCTGAAGCCGGGACACATATCAGAGCGGATACCCagtgccccccagccccaccaattgccaGTTGCCAAATCCTGCCGCGCCCCGCCCCGCAGACCAGTAGGGACCACCCAGGCCCCTCAACACCGTCTCGCCCTGCCCACCTCCCAGTGCTCCCTCAGTCCAGGATCCAACTTCCGCAGGCCCCTTTCCTTCTCAGAGCAGAAACTGGGGCCCACATTTGATTGCTGCGTTTTGTCCCTGTTGTTTTGGTCCCGTTTAGAGGCAACAGCAGCGAACCTTCCTGCCCAACTCAGTAGCCTCATCGGTCATCCACAGAGCACCAGAGCAGAAGTCAGGGACAGTTTCCTCCCGAGTAGAGCCAGTGTAGCCCCCTCAAATCTCCACCGGCATCTCCCACCCACCACGTTGACACTACTAGCCCCGTGGGTCGGTCCCTGCCTGCCAACATTTCAAACTCCAAGGACTGGGCCCAGCCCCAAACCCCGGCTTCAGCAGAAACCACCCACCACATCAGGCTGTGGCCGCAGCCACACCCGCAGGCCTGTGGGCCACTCTCTCCCGCCCCGCTTCCCGGCTCCCCTCACCTCCAGGGCCGAGGGCGAAGGGCACGGTGGGCTCTCtggcctcctgctcccactctgcccACAGGCTCAGCTCCAGCACAGAGTGCACCtgggtgaggagggccaggaagagctgGGGTGAAAACTGAGTCACAACTTTGGAGTACTCCCAAGGGAAGAGTTGTTCGTACACGGTGTTGGTGGCCTGTGGGGAGTATGCACGGTCTCAGCCCCGAGTTCCCTCATGCCACCTGACTTGCTCTCAGAGAAGCTGCTGGTGTCATTCCACTGTCCCCTTTGACCTGAACCCAAGGTGCCTCTGGAGCCTGAGACCCCAAGCAGGGATGGGCAAAGGCCAGGTCAGGCTCAATCCAATTGCCCAGGCCACTGGAACCCAGGATCATGGGAGGATGCTCTTCCCATTGTTCCCAGAAGCCACCTCACTGCCCAGACCGAGAACTAAGCAAAGGGGTCACAGGGGCACAGAAGCAGGGTTCGGGCTGAGGGGCCACAAGGGAAGGGACTCTTGGCTCCGGGGTTagccctgcccctcaccccctcccactggGGCCGGCAGGGTTGGGGACTCACCACAATGGATTCCAGGATGTGCCTGTCCCAGGCAGCACAGTCGCTTGCCCCCGATGCCGGTTGCACCAGTATGCGAGATGTCAGCACCCGAGCACATGGGAGGTGAGAAGGGTGTGAGCTCCCAAGGCTCTCCAAATGTCCGTGGCCTGTCTGTGGAGGCCGTGACTGGACTCAGCCTTTCCACCCTACCCCGATTCTTCCTAACCCCCAGTAGCCCTCCCACCCCTGTATCTGGCATCTCGGATGCAGAAATGGTGGAGCTCGGCTTGGGGATGCAATGATCCGGAAGATGACTCTCGGAGGTTAACGTAGTCATGAAGCTGACTCCCAGAAACTTGAGCCCCCCTCTCTGGGACCAGGCCCTCTTATGGAGAAACATAAGGGAGCAGTGCCTGCTCCCATGTGGGCGCATCCTTCAGAAGCCCCAGGCCACTCTGGGCTCTGTGAGGCCATGGAGCAGCCTGGCACTGGGACTGGTCCCGccaccacctcttcctctttctcttctcctctccttcaggttgtctccctccagccctggctCCTCTTTGTCCACATGTTGCTGACAAAGTCACGGATCCAGGGAGAAGGGTCTGTTCTCAGACGTTGAAACGCTGAAACGAGGGGAAAGTTCATGGGAACCCGGAACCACATTCTCCTGGACAACAACCaaaccctccacctcctcttctccatctccagctcaacctcccccttttcctcttcctcctcattctcctcccgcTTGGACCCTCAAaaggttctccctctctcttccccattccttccCAACTTCGTGCACTCTTCACATATCCACGCCATAGGGGTCCAGGGACTGGAGATAGAGGGcaaggaagaggtgggagagtgAAATGCTTAGCCGTGGAGACTGGAGGGGAGATCCTAAACgagaagagatggagaagagaacaaagcagggaagaaggggaaggggagaaagtagTGACAGAGtccagggcaggggagagagggacggggagaaagggagagttgaagtgggggaaatacaggctggagagagaggcagacggAGGGTATCGATGCTGTTGTCCAGGACTCACTCTGGGAGAGGTAGTTGAACTCGTCTTCCGAGAGCCACGCCTCTCCCCTACCATAGTAGGTGGTGTATACTGGTGGGAAGAAATGAAGAATCTGCCATGTTCTAGGCCAGCGCTCCGTCCAATCGGTCACCTCCCAGGGGAACTTTCCAGGGTCGGGATCCACTTGGTGCCCCCAAAGCCCAGGGGCCCCGGTGGTAGTGGAGAGAAGGGTCCGAGAGGGGCCGGCCCTGGGACCGGAGGTGGCCAGAGAGGCCGTTCCCCCCGGGGGCTCCGACTTGGCCACTCACCAAGGAAGAGCACAGCAGTTGCTCGCACCCCGGTCTGGGGGCTGTTGGTGTAGCCCAGAGCCTGGGAGATAAACGTCTGGCGGCTGCCCTTTAATGTCTTcatctggggaggaagagagtgaggccCCAGCCCGACCCCTACCCAACCTGCTGTGGATGCCCACACACCACGAACCTCCCTGGTCCCACGGTCTGCAGAGAATCACTGCCATCTCCATTCCCTCTCCAGGCAGTGGGCATCGTCCTCCACCGGCCCTTCCAGGCTCCCGGCCTCCTCATCCCAGTGCTGTTGCGAGCTCACCCCCAGACACCTCCCTACGGAATCCAGGGGTCTCCCCACAATTTCCACCAGAGCCTCCGAGGACTGCCCCCGACGGTTCTGAGCCCGCTCACCATGTACTCCCAGATGGTGGGGGAGGCCCCGTGcagtccctgctcccccatcAGTTTCCAGCTCACAGACTTGATTTGCCTCCAACCCAGGCTGTGGTTCAGGGAAAAGAAGGTCACTCTGGCTTTCTGGAGAAATAGGGCCAGGTGCCGGTCAGTGAGACAGAGAGGCCAGGTACCAAGTgacggagagaaagggaggggccggggccaggCCGGGCACACGGACGGTGAGTGACTTACTTTCCGTACGGCAGCATCCTCGTCCATCATGTGGACGAGGACGGGCAGGATATGCCGGATCAATTCCTGCCGGAGCCCAGTTGGCTTTTCCCCGACCCCGCCGTGGGCCACGGCTCCGAGCAGCTCCAATGCCCCAATGCGCACTCGAGCTCGCTCCTTGGGGGAACACACAGCCGGGGTTGCCGGAGGGAACGGCCGACGGCAggcagtgggggggtgggggtggggtggggacggcTGTGTTGGGGAGGAatctggggaaggggcagacctGGGGTGGTTCtgaatggggaaaggaggggcagagaggagagaagggcagagcagagcagagggcaGTCCTTTCTGGGTACGAGTCAGAGGGTCCTGGCCTCGTGGCCCAGGGGCTGATCCCCGGACCCCACCCGCGGGACTCGGACTCACGGCATCGATGTAGGGGCCCAGCATAGAAGCGATCTCCTTCCGGAGACCCTTCAGACCCCGCTGCCCCAGGCTGTGGGCCACCCTGATCGCCGTGGTCAAGGCCGCCAAGAGGGACTCCTCTCCCTCAGGGTACAGTCCCTCCAGGAGGGCCGGAAGCTGGGCCTGGAGCAGTGACCCCTGAGGGGacaagaagagagagcagggtcgaGAAGGGCTTTCGCCTCCGCCGGCCTCCTGCCGCCAACCGGGCCGTCCCTGAGGAAATGATGGGGTTGTCGGGCTCCAGGGTTGAGATCTCCATGCTCTGGCTCCCTCAggctgggctctgggctctgggccctgggccctgggccctggggtggtgggggccgGGCCTCGGCCTCTCACCTTTTCCGGGTTGAGGGGTTGGCTGTTGAGGGCCTGGAGACTGGTGACCCGCACCGTGGGGTCAGGGTCCTCCAGGCCACCCTGAAATATGCTCTGGAGAGCAGCAGGATCCAGGACCGACTCCAACTCGGGGATCCAGATGAGCTGCCGAGAGAAACACCGTATGTGCATGGGtcgtgggaggaggtgggcccctCAGGTAAGGGGAACAAGGGTCCCCCGAGAGAGGATGGAGACTGACCGGTCGCGGCAGGGGGAGGGCCGTCCACAGCGGAAGAGGAAGAGCCGGAGCAAAAGATCGGCTCCTCGcggctcctccctccaccccctgaaccctgcccactcccagccccaccccacgcTGTCTCCTAGTGTCCGGGGCTCCACGGTCCCTGACTGGCTCCGCTGGACCCACACTCGGCGCGGCACGGTCTCCGCGGGCCCAATGGCACCGGCACTTACCTCGGCCAGGAGGCCCATGGCAACGCTCCGTCCCTGCGAGCCCATCCCCGGCAGATGAGTCTCCAGCAGCCTCAGGAGGCCACCCACGATGGGGGACCTGTTCTGGACCATTGTCCTGTGGAAGACGGCACAGCCAGTCTGAGCCCAGGGGGTTGCCCGGGAGCCCCGGGGCTGGGAAACCGGAGCTTGGGGCATGGAAGAGCCGGGCCAGGGGGCTCCCGATTAGGCTCCTCCTGCCGGCCCCTCCCCTAGCCCCATCTCCCCGGAGACCCTTGTGCTTCAGCTCCCCTTTACCTGGACAGCAGGACCACGCCCTCCTGGAAGGTTTCCAGGCACGAGAACAGGTCCCAGCCGTCCTGCAGCTCCAAGGAAATGAATGTCTTCCAGCAGGCCCGGCTGGAGACCAGCCGCTTCAGGGCCTCCAGAGAGGTCCTGAGGAACAGCCgtggaggcgggggaggggaaaGCGGCCGTTAGGCAATTGGACTTGAGGGAGTCACGGAAATGCCCTTGACTGTGACAGACTCCCCCAACCTGAAGACCAGAACACATATCAGAGCTGCTCCCCGGTGCCCCACAGCCCCACCAATTGCCAGTTGTCAAGTCCTGCCGTGCCCCGCCCCCCAGACCAGCAGGGACCACCCAGGCCCCACAGCACCCTCTCACCCTGCCCACCTCCCAGCGCTCCCTCAGTCCAGGATCCAACTTCCCCAGGCCTCTTTCCTGCTCAGAGCGGAAACTGGGGCCCACGTTTGTTTGCTGCACTTTGTCCCTGTCGGTTTGAGCCCGTTTCGAGTcaagggcagcaaaccttcctCCCCGACTCAGTGGCTTCATCGACCATCCACAGAGCACCAGAGCAGAAGTCAGGAACAGGTTCCTCCCGAGTAGAGCCTGTGTAGCCCCCTAGATCTCCACCGGCACCTCCCACCCACCACGTTGACAGTACTACCCCCTTTGGTCAGTCCCTGCCTGCCAACATTTCAAACCCCAAGGACCGGGCCCAGCCCCAAACCCCAGCTTCAGCAGAAACCTCCCGTCACATCAGGCTGTGGCCGCAGCCACACCCGCAGGCCTGTGGGCCACCCTCTCCCGCCCCGCTTCCCGGCTCCGCTCACCTCCAGGGGCCGAGGGTGGAGGGCACGGTGGGCTCTCtggcctcctgctcccactccgCCCGCAGGCCCAGCTCCAGCACATAGTGCACCtgggtgaggagggccaggaagagctgGGGTAAGAACTCGGTCACAAGCTGGGAGTACTCCCGTGCGAAGATTAGTTCGTACACGGTGTTGGTGGCCTGTGGGGAGTACGCACGGTCTCAGCCCGGAGTTCCCTCATGCCACCCGACTTGCTCTCAGAGAAGCTGCTGGTGTCATTCCACTGTCCTCTCCGACCTGAACCCAAAGTGCCTCTGGAGCCTGAAACCCCAGGCAGGGATGGGCAGAGGCCAAGTCGGGTTCAATCCCATTGCCCAGGCCACTGGAACCCCGGTTCACAGGAGGACGCTCTTCCCATTGTTCCCAGAAGCCACCTCACTGCCCAGCCAAGGAACTAAGCCagggaacttctagactgtgagcccactgttgggtagggatcgtctttatatgttgccaacttgtacttcccatgcacttagtacagtgctctgcacacaaaaaatgctcaattaatacgattgaatgaatgaactaagcaaaGGGATCACAGGGGCACAGGGGCAGGGTTCAGGCTGAGGGGCCACAAAGGAAGGGACTCTGTGCCCCGGGGTcagccctgcccccgccccctccctctgggGCTGGTCAGGGGGCGGGCTCACCGTGATGGACTCCAGGCTGTGCATTTCCCAGGTAGCACAGTCGCTGGCCCCCGATGCCGGTCGCTCCAGTATGCAGGACGTAAGCACCCCAAGCACATGGGGGGCATGGTGGGCATCGGCTCCCAAGGCTCTTCAAATCTCCAGGGCCAGTCTGTGGAGGCCTCGACTGGACTCAGCCTTCCTACCCTACCCCGATTCTGCCCAACCCCCAGGAGCCCTTCCACCCCCGTAGCAGGCGTCTGGGACGCAGGAATGGGGAGCTCGGCTGGGGGATGCAATGATCCGGAAGATGACTTTCAGCGGTCATATTGTGGTCACGAAGATGACTCCCGGCAACTCGTCACCCCCCTCTCTGGGACCAGGCCCTCTTATGGAGAAACACTTGGGGCAAGCAGCCAGGAAGGAGGGCTCTGGAGTCGCTCCACTTAGGGCCAGCCTGGCTGGGATCGCTTTGTACCCAGCCGGCAGTGGGGCAAGCCGTACCTGTCCAGGGGCAGCGAGTGCTCTAGTAAAACCAGCACCACGGGCTGAGAATGGTGGCAGGTGAGCGGGGCCAGGGCTTTCAGGAAGAGGGTCTTCCGGGCTGGGGTGCGGGAGGAGGCGAGGTGTAGAAACAGGCTCCTCCCGAGGTCGGCCACCTGGAGGGCAACAGGTGACAGAGGGCCGGTGTCAGACCCAGCTCCTCCCGCGACCCTCTGACATAGCCAGTGCAGTTAGGAGGGAGTCGAATCCAGGCAGTGGGTTGGTGAATGAAGACCGATCCCATTTCAGACACGGAGCAGAGAAAATCCCCGGGAATTGAAAACCAACCGGGAAtactcctctggactggaactgtCTATCTGAGAGCTTGCTTTGACTTGAGAGGGACTGAATTTGAGAGCTGTAGATTCTACCTGGAAATCATATTCCAGAATGgtaagaattgtgatatttgttacccATTTGCTGTGGATCAAACACTGGGTTAAACACTTGGGTAGTCACtagagactgaatgtttttgtagaaaaatcgtCTGGGTAGCAGAGTTAAGCATAGAtgtgagtggggagagtcaggaggaagggAAATCAGCCAGAAGGGAGTAAATCATCAAgggggatagggtaagtgcttggattaatgtggtagcgatttggatggagaggaaagggtggatttctatGACATTGTGAAAGTTGCTCTGATAGGATTGATCGTTGACTAGACGTAGATCGAATGtgtgagttaaatgagagagCCAAGTCAAGGATAACGCGGAGGTTTCAGGCTCATAAGGCAGGAAGGGTGGTCGTACCGTCCACGGTGATGGGCgaaacagggggaggacagggtttgggtgggaagaggaggagttctcttttggacacctTAGGTGGAAGgaattggtgggacatccaagtagtgatgccttgaaggcaggaagaaatgtgagactgcagagagggagagagatcaagaatggagatgtagagttggaaatcatccgcatagaggggGTAGTCGAAGCCAGGGGAGTAAACGTGTTCTCTgagggactgggtgtagatggagaatagaaggagacccagaattgaactttgagggattcccacagttaagggtttgggggcaggggaggagcccaccagagagactgagaatgagcagccagagagatagtgaGCAAACAGGCACGGAGCCCCCATCGGgcagacaaagaaactgaggcccagagaagttcaatgaccttGGGATAACACACCTTGCAAGAAGCGGAGCCTCActaagaagccaggtcctctgaggcccaggccccaggccctttccaccaggccatgtgatAGTGGCCACGCACTGGCAAATAGGTGACAATGAAGGCGCTAGCCTTGGGCCAAGACCAACGGTCCTATCCCTACTGAGTCGACCCCATTCCCCACTTAaccccatctccatccactccgcCGATCGTGTGGCTGGGCAGGCCTGGGAAGTGAGGAGAGGCGAGCTGGCCCCGCAGCCTCTGAGAACAATCCCGTTCAGGTCTTCTAGCCCTCTGCCCCCGGGTGGGGGGGCCTCACCTGCTCAGCTGTGGCCCCGGGCTTCTGCAGCAGGACGGGGAGGACCCTGACTGCGTTGCTCACCCTAGCCAAGCAGTTGCTCTTCAAACCCATCAGGACCTCCTGGGTAAGGTCCCTCACCTGGACTGCTGTAAGATCCTTGGCCAAGACCTGAGGAGAGAAGAGCCAGGTGAGGGATGGTCTGGGTGCTGCCCCCCGGGGAGGCTCTCTCAGGTGCTGTCCTCCCCCCCAGCAGAAGCTCTTTGGTCCCAGAAGTCCCTGTTTCTGGtattgccccctccccaccccacaaatcTCAACAGCAGCTCCTCCTGGAgcacccagcctccctctgctgcCAGATCCTCTTCCAACAGTGATGCAGAGAATGCACCGGTCTGTCTGCTTCTCGTAAACCTCCAGTCGGATGGGTCTCTCTTCTGCAGGGTCTGCCAGCCTCAAACATCTATTTCTGATCCTTGGATATTGGGCTCTCTgcccactgtgtccaacttttggGATCTCCTCTCCAGCTACTTTCCAGTCTCCTAGCTTCTCATCTCTACTTCCTTctcaattctcccatctctgaCCGACTGCGTAAGCTGTtgcccctgcctggaattcccttaccCTCACACCTGCCTCACCACCTCAATCCtcgccttcaaatccctcctaactAATCCCCTTCTTCAGGAGACATCCCCGGATGAATCCCTACACATTCCCGGATGAATCCCTACCTCCATGTCGAAGCTCTTTCCTGCAGCCGTTTCAGCCAACCGCATCTATATTATCACGGTTTATTGCACTGATCTATTCCTTCTGGCCTTCCTTTGGCCATCCAGGAGGTATTTAAGCTTTTTTTTGTGTTCCCCTTGTTACTGTACCTACCAggtctcccccctttagattgtaagctcccagagggcagaaCTCACGCCTTCTAGTTCGATTGAATgctcctgagcacttaggacaCACACTGTAGCTCCTCAGTAATTCATTgaaccttactggttcaatctctcgtcttatcctgactggattactgcggcagcctcctctctgatctcccatcctcttgtctctccccaattcagtctatacttcccgctgctgcccggatcatctctgtgcagaaatgctccgggcatgtccctcccctcctcaaaaatctccagtggctgcctgtcaacctgcacatcaagcaagcactcctcactctcggcttcaaggctgtccatcacctcgccccctgctacctcacctcccttctctccctctccagcccagcccgcaccctccactcctcagccgctaagctcctcactgtacctcgttctcgcctgtcccgtcgtcgatccCTGGGCCATGttctcccccggggcctggaatgcccttcctctgtacatctgccaagttagctctcttcctcctttcaaagccctactgagagctcacctcttccaggaggccttcccagacttagccccctttttaccctcctcctccccatcacccccccccccaccctacccccttcccctccacacagcaactgtatatatggtgCTGTATATAGAGTAGGAGCTttcttactctacttattttactggtccatatttactatcctatttattttggtaatgatgtgtatttagcttgaattctatttgttctgaagactttgcaggctcctcctccccctcctatccccttactgtgagggttcatcaaggttcagttcttggtccccttctgttctcgatctacactcactcccttggtgaccccattcgctcccatggcttcaactgtcatctctatgctgacaacacccaaatctacatctctgcccctgctctctccccctccctccaggctcgcatctcctcctgccttcaggacatctccatctggatgtctgcctgccaccaaaatctcagcatgtccaagactgaactccttgttttccctcccaaaccctgccctctccctgactttcccatcactgttgatggcactaccatccttcctgtctcacaagcctgcaaccttggtgttatccttgactccgctctctcgttcacccctcacatccaagccgtcgccaaaaccagctggtctcagctccgcaacattgccaagatccacccttttctcttcatccaaaccgctaccctgctcattcaagctctcatcctatcacgtctggactactgtatcagcctcctcttcgatctcccatcgtcttgtctctccccacttcaatccatacttcacgccactgcccggattgtctttgtccagaaacgctctgggcatgttactcccctcctcaaaaatctccagtggctaccaatcaactgacgcctcaggcagaaactcctcaccctcggcttcaaggctctccatcacctcaacccctcctacctcgtctcccttctctccttctacagcccggcccacaccctccactcctctgccgctaatctcctcactgtgcctcattctcgcctgtcccgccgtcgacccccggcccacgtcatccccctggcctggaatgccctccctctccacatccatcaagctagctctcttcctcccttcaaggccctactgagagctcacctcctccaggaggccttcccagactgagccccctccttcctctccccctcctcccccctccatcccccgccttatctccttcccttcccaacagcacctgcataaatgtatatatgtttgtacgtatttattactctgtttattttacttgtacatattcattctgtttatttaattttgttaatatgttttgttttgttctctgtctctcctttctagactgtgagcccactgttgggtagggactgtctctgtgtgttgccaacttgtacttcccaagcgcttagtacagtgctctacacacagtaagcgctaaataaatatgattgattgattgattgacttgacacctgtccac from the Tachyglossus aculeatus isolate mTacAcu1 chromosome 2, mTacAcu1.pri, whole genome shotgun sequence genome contains:
- the LOC119942070 gene encoding LOW QUALITY PROTEIN: maestro heat-like repeat family member 5 (The sequence of the model RefSeq protein was modified relative to this genomic sequence to represent the inferred CDS: substituted 1 base at 1 genomic stop codon), coding for MARTYEGSIVIHRRIFPAGETPREGSCLGYICKIIRRVFWPRSVQVIPAPGEAAISQEVQERAEEPGERSFRLILNELHGIQAEGNLPVADLGRSLFLHLASSRTPARKTLFLKALAPLTCHHSQPVVLVLLEHSLPLDRLALEIXRALGADAHHAPHVLGVLTSCILERPASGASDCATWEMHSLESITATNTVYELIFAREYSQLVTEFLPQLFLALLTQVHYVLELGLRAEWEQEAREPTVPSTLGPWRTSLEALKRLVSSRACWKTFISLELQDGWDLFSCLETFQEGVVLLSRTMVQNRSPIVGGLLRLLETHLPGMGSQGRSVAMGLLAELIWIPELESVLDPAALQSIFQGGLEDPDPTVRVTSLQALNSQPLNPEKGSLLQAQLPALLEGLYPEGEESLLAALTTAIRVAHSLGQRGLKGLRKEIASMLGPYIDAERARVRIGALELLGAVAHGGVGEKPTGLRQELIRHILPVLVHMMDEDAAVRKKARVTFFSLNHSLGWRQIKSVSWKLMGEQGLHGASPTIWEYMMKTLKGSRQTFISQALGYTNSPQTGVRATAVLFLVYTTYYGRGEAWLSEDEFNYLSQTFQRLRTDPSPWIRDFVSNMWTKRSQGWRETT